The genome window CGCAGAATCTTTAATCTCATAAATCCCGAAGTGCTTAAAACGCACTTCTCTTGCCTTCCTTTTATAATTTATCATCTACAAAAGCATTTTAAGCATGTTTGGGACACTTTTTTTGCCAGAACACAAGAAGTCGAATGTTATATTTTTCAAATTAGATGCTCTTAAATCGAACCATTTTGAAGGATATTAAACGAAAAATGGCGTCTAAAGGTGGTTTTTGGACAAACTGTCGCTACCCGGGGCTTTAGTGCTCTGAATAGGCGGATGTGCTTAGATAAAAAAGGTAAGCCAAATTAATGACTTATTACTTTAATTTCATTTGGGCAAAGTAAGGGTGATCTGGATGCACCGCTAATTCTTGCTGCTGTGGGAGTATGACCACATCCATGTCTTCCATTGGAATTGCCCCCAGCAAAGGTTCATTATCACCAGGAAGTACTATTGCACTGGTAGTACATCTTCTATTTTTAAACCTAAGGTCAATGGGCCCCACCACATCATATTCTACAATATGCCCATTGGCCAATTGCGCCTTACGTTTTTCAACAAATGGCAATTGGAGCTGCTCCTGTATATTTTCGTTAATGCAGAGATAGATACTTCCTGTATCAACCAGCATATTCACTTTCATACGTTTTATATCGGCCTCATCCATATAATTGCGACGAACCATTTCGATATCGCCGCTATTGATGAGTTCAATTTCTGCATATACTAGTCCCATCGTATTTGTTTTTGCAAATATATTCGTTTTGAAACCAATAGTAGAGGCTATGAGTGAATTAGGATTTTAAAAAAAACAGGTCATACTTCCCTAACCTAAACCTATACCATTGTTCTAAAAATCCACGTCTTTTAAAAAAATATGAATCCCATAGCATCGCAGTAATGAAGATACCAAGTTGCATAATTTAAAAAGGCAATTGAAAAGGATTGGATTTTTTATTCAGCCCTGGAGGAAGCACTCCCACCGGGCAACGATTGGAGCAAGTACCCCACAGGGATGCGAAGTGCTAACGCAGCAGACCGAGGAGTACTGCGGAAAGCGTGACCTTTTTGCCCTTGACATTTTTTTTAAATAACGCACAAAGGCTTAGGCAAAAAGGGGC of Bacteroidia bacterium contains these proteins:
- a CDS encoding clan AA aspartic protease, which produces MGLVYAEIELINSGDIEMVRRNYMDEADIKRMKVNMLVDTGSIYLCINENIQEQLQLPFVEKRKAQLANGHIVEYDVVGPIDLRFKNRRCTTSAIVLPGDNEPLLGAIPMEDMDVVILPQQQELAVHPDHPYFAQMKLK